ATTTGGTCAAAGTCGTGGCCGTCTATTTCTATTACGTGCCATCCAAAAGCTTTGAATTTTTCATTTACTGGTTCTATGTTTTTTACTTCTCTGTTTGGGCCATCTATTTGTAAGCCGTTAAAGTCAAGTATTGCAGTCAAGTTGTCGAGTTTGTAATGGGCTGCTGTCATAGCTGCTTCCCATATTTGCCCTTCTTGTAATTCTCCATCTCCTAATATTACATAGACTCTATAGCCCTTTTTATCTAATTTACCTGCTAATGCCATTCCATTTGCAGCAGAAAGTCCTTGCCCTAATGACCCTGTGGTCATATCAAGTCCCGGTGTGGATTTCATATCGGGATGCCCTTGAAGTATTGAGCCAAGCTTTCTTAAAGTTTTTAACTCTTCTTTTGGGAAAAACCCTTTTTCAGCTAATACAGCATACAGTGCAGGAGCTGCATGACCTTTTGAAAGCACAAGTCTATCCCTATCTTCCCATTTGGGATTGTCAGGCTTTACATTCATTTTATCAAAATAAAGCAGGGTTAAAATATCTGCACAGGATAATGACCCCCCAGGATGGCCAGATCCTGCTTCTGCCAACATGTTTATGATGTCTATTCTCACTTCTTTTGCCTTTTGCTTTAAAAATTCTTTGTCCATACCAATACCTCCATTTCACATGTTTTTAAATCCTTCTCCTAAAACTTCATGGGCTGTTGATAATATCACGAAAGCGTTGGGGTCTATTCTTTTCACAAGGCTTCTTAAGGTTGTAACTTCTCTACGAGTTACAACACACAACAAAACATTTTTGTCCTTTTTTGAATAACCCCCTCTTCCTTTTAGTTCTGTTACCCCCCTTTCCATTTCCTCCAATATTGATTTACTAATTTCCTCATACCTATCAGAAATAATTATAGCAATTCTCTCATCGCCACTACCTTCTTGTATGAGGTCAATAACTTTGATAGAAATAAATTCAGTAGCTAAAGCATAAAGGGCAAGTTCCGGGCTAAAAACTATGCCTGCTAAAGTTATTATTACAAAGTCTATTATAAGCAGTATTCTGCCCACACTTAAAAAGTGTATGTATTTATGCAAAGTCATAGCAGCCATGTCTGTTCCACCAGTTGTTGCTCCATATTTTATCACAATACCTAGCCCTACACCCATTATTATACCACCATATACTGCCGCCAATATTGTATCATGGGTAAGAGGTTTTAAAAAAGCCAATGCATCAATAGAAACACCTAATAAAATAGTTGAATAAAGTGTTTTAGCTCCAAAACCTGTTCCTAAAGCTTTAGTCGAGATGATAAAAAGCGGAATATTTATTGCCAAGGTAACTGCTCCTATTGGCCATCCAAACAAATGTTGTAGAACAACTGCAAGTCCACTTACTCCACCAGGAGCAATTTTGTTAGGTGCCAAAAATAGGTCAAGAGACAAACTAACAAGTAATGTACCTATCGTAACCCAGAAAAAG
The sequence above is a segment of the Thermoanaerobacter ethanolicus JW 200 genome. Coding sequences within it:
- a CDS encoding YitT family protein, coding for MKVSLKKIIIDFFWVTIGTLLVSLSLDLFLAPNKIAPGGVSGLAVVLQHLFGWPIGAVTLAINIPLFIISTKALGTGFGAKTLYSTILLGVSIDALAFLKPLTHDTILAAVYGGIIMGVGLGIVIKYGATTGGTDMAAMTLHKYIHFLSVGRILLIIDFVIITLAGIVFSPELALYALATEFISIKVIDLIQEGSGDERIAIIISDRYEEISKSILEEMERGVTELKGRGGYSKKDKNVLLCVVTRREVTTLRSLVKRIDPNAFVILSTAHEVLGEGFKNM
- a CDS encoding transketolase, whose translation is MDKEFLKQKAKEVRIDIINMLAEAGSGHPGGSLSCADILTLLYFDKMNVKPDNPKWEDRDRLVLSKGHAAPALYAVLAEKGFFPKEELKTLRKLGSILQGHPDMKSTPGLDMTTGSLGQGLSAANGMALAGKLDKKGYRVYVILGDGELQEGQIWEAAMTAAHYKLDNLTAILDFNGLQIDGPNREVKNIEPVNEKFKAFGWHVIEIDGHDFDQIDKAIEEAKATKGKPTLIIAHTIKGKGVSFMENQVGWHGSAPNEEQRQKAIQELEGSGV